A region of the Flavobacteriaceae bacterium MAR_2010_188 genome:
TAATGTTAGCTGAAGTAGAAACAATAGGTCGTCCCAGTTTTCTCACCAAATTATGAGCGAATCCTTCGGTTACGATTCTTATAGCCAAAGTGTCTTCCTCAGAAATAAGATTTTCGGAAACCCTAATCGGATTATCGTAGATGACTGTGGTTGGTCGCTCAGTGTATTTTAAAAGGTCATAAGCAATCTGAGGTAAATCTTCGATGTGATATTGCAACATCTTTAAGTCGCTAACCAAACAAATCATGCTTTTTTTCTCGTCTCTCTTCTTTAAACGATATATTTTTTCTACCGCATCAAAATTTGAAGAATCACAGCCAATTCCCCAAACCGTATCGGTCGGGTAAAGGATGATTCCTCCATGTTTTAATATTTGAATCGCTTTCGTTAGTTGCTCTTGCATGATATTTAGCTTAGATTTTGCAAATTTCATCAAAATACTCTGATAAAACCTGAAACCTTTCAACTAAATTGAAATTTCAACATTTAAATTTTAAATAGTAAAAAGAATATCTTTGAAAACTAAGTCTTGAAAATGAAAACCGCCCTTTTGCTATCTACCTATAATTGGCCTTCGGCTTTGGGACTGGTTTTGAAAAGTATTGAGCAGCAGACGTTAATTCCGGATGAGGTTTTAATTGCGGATGATGGTTCTACCGACGATACAAAGGATTTAATAGATAAGTTTAAGGCTTCAACCTCATTAAATCTGAAACATATTTGGCATGAGGACAATGGTTTCAGAAGGTCTTCAATTTTAAATAAGGCAGTCGCCCAATCTAATGCTCAATATATAATACAGACCGATGGCGATTGTATTCTGCATAAGAATTTTGTAAAAGATCATGTTCATTGCTCCTTATCTAATACCTATTTATATGGAAGTAGGGTCAGCATTAAGGAAAATTTATTGCCTGAGCTTTTCGAGAAAGGGATTATCAATTTTAATTTTTTCTCAAGCGGAATTAAAAAGCGCAGCAGAACGCTGAGAAT
Encoded here:
- a CDS encoding L-threonylcarbamoyladenylate synthase, whose protein sequence is MQEQLTKAIQILKHGGIILYPTDTVWGIGCDSSNFDAVEKIYRLKKRDEKKSMICLVSDLKMLQYHIEDLPQIAYDLLKYTERPTTVIYDNPIRVSENLISEEDTLAIRIVTEGFAHNLVRKLGRPIVSTSANISGEATPVTYKEISDDVFKGVDYVVNLHNEKSTAKPSTIIRLANDGMVKIIRK